In the Deinococcus ficus genome, one interval contains:
- the mqnP gene encoding menaquinone biosynthesis prenyltransferase MqnP, which translates to MSALARVKTYLDLVKFEHTVFALPFAYAGMLLASMHQFGTGWPGLATVFWVTVAMASARTAAMGANRVIDRLIDARNPRTAGREVPAGKVSPGQAWALVAVSLVVLVVSAWQLNPLCLMLLPLAVVFLIGYPYTKRFTWLCHVWLGVTDGAAAAGGWIAVTGEFHPVAWALWAVVIFWMVGLDVIYATMDYRFDLANGIKSIPARFGIPRALRIAAVSHALTFALLVLVGVLAGASPWYFLAALVMGGILLYEHRIVNPDDLARVNVAFFDANMWLALTMLAGVVVDVVWRTLTT; encoded by the coding sequence GTGAGTGCCCTGGCCCGCGTGAAGACGTACCTGGATCTGGTGAAGTTCGAGCATACGGTGTTCGCCCTGCCGTTCGCGTATGCGGGGATGCTGCTGGCGAGCATGCATCAGTTCGGAACGGGCTGGCCGGGGCTGGCGACGGTGTTCTGGGTGACGGTGGCGATGGCGTCGGCACGCACGGCGGCGATGGGCGCCAACCGCGTCATCGACCGGCTGATCGATGCGCGCAATCCGCGCACGGCGGGCCGGGAGGTGCCGGCCGGGAAGGTGTCGCCGGGGCAGGCGTGGGCGCTGGTGGCGGTGAGTCTGGTGGTGCTGGTGGTCTCGGCGTGGCAGCTGAACCCGCTGTGCCTGATGCTGCTGCCGTTGGCGGTGGTGTTCCTGATCGGCTACCCGTACACGAAGCGCTTCACGTGGCTGTGTCACGTGTGGCTGGGCGTGACGGACGGCGCGGCGGCGGCGGGCGGGTGGATCGCGGTGACGGGTGAGTTTCACCCGGTGGCGTGGGCGCTGTGGGCGGTGGTGATCTTCTGGATGGTGGGCCTGGACGTGATCTACGCGACCATGGATTACCGGTTCGATCTGGCGAACGGCATCAAGAGCATTCCGGCGCGGTTCGGGATTCCGCGGGCGCTGCGGATCGCGGCGGTCAGCCACGCGCTGACGTTCGCGCTGCTGGTGCTGGTGGGTGTGCTGGCGGGGGCGAGTCCGTGGTACTTCCTGGCGGCGTTGGTGATGGGCGGCATCCTCCTGTACGAGCACCGGATCGTGAACCCGGATGACCTGGCGCGGGTGAACGTGGCGTTTTTCGACGCGAACATGTGGCTGGCGTTGACCATGCTGGCGGGTGTGGTCGTGGACGTGGTGTGGCGGACCCTGACGACCTGA
- a CDS encoding hydroxymethylpyrimidine/phosphomethylpyrimidine kinase family protein, which produces MTAPPVVLTIAGSDSGGGAGIQADLKVFEAHGVFGTSAVTLVTAQNTLGVQAVHPLPPDLVRAQIRAVLTDFPVQAVKTGALGTPAIVAAVAAELRDWTGPLVVDPVLFAKSGAALLDDLALFTLTRELLPLATLVTPNLPEWAALRQAGAPDTLPLLLKGGHAAGETVTDELRTPDHTLTLRAPRLHTRHTHGTGCTLSAAITANLAHGQPLPQAVRQAHAYLQRALRAAPGLGGGHGPLGFTHAPVTT; this is translated from the coding sequence ATGACCGCTCCTCCCGTCGTGCTCACCATCGCCGGGTCCGACTCCGGCGGTGGCGCCGGCATCCAGGCCGACCTGAAGGTCTTCGAGGCGCACGGCGTGTTCGGTACTTCCGCCGTTACCCTCGTCACCGCGCAGAACACTTTAGGGGTGCAGGCCGTCCACCCGCTCCCCCCAGATCTCGTTCGCGCCCAGATTCGCGCAGTCCTGACCGACTTCCCGGTGCAGGCCGTCAAGACCGGCGCGCTCGGCACGCCCGCCATCGTGGCCGCTGTCGCCGCTGAACTGCGCGACTGGACCGGGCCCCTGGTCGTCGACCCGGTCCTCTTCGCCAAGAGCGGGGCCGCCCTGCTGGACGACCTCGCCCTGTTCACCCTGACCCGCGAGCTGCTGCCGCTGGCGACCCTGGTCACCCCCAACCTGCCCGAATGGGCCGCCCTGCGGCAGGCCGGCGCCCCCGACACCCTCCCGCTGCTCCTCAAGGGCGGTCACGCGGCAGGGGAGACGGTCACCGACGAACTCCGCACCCCGGACCATACGCTGACCCTCCGTGCGCCGCGCCTGCACACCCGGCACACGCACGGCACCGGCTGCACACTCTCGGCGGCCATCACCGCGAATCTTGCCCACGGCCAGCCGCTGCCGCAGGCGGTGCGGCAGGCGCACGCCTACCTGCAACGCGCCCTGCGCGCCGCACCGGGCCTCGGGGGTGGGCACGGGCCCCTCGGATTCACTCACGCCCCTGTGACCACCTGA
- a CDS encoding NAD(P)/FAD-dependent oxidoreductase — protein MTPRHADVLVVGGGLIGATTAFALRQAGRAVTVLDADLPGAAWRAAAGLLSPAAEGLTPDTPLGALAAESLRLWPAFARQLETASGMHVHYREGVLTRQPDGTWTRMPGEAQVHPPSVVRAALHGLPVHPGRVLTVHSQPEGVQLTTDQGPWQARTVILAAGAWSATFGLAVTPVQGQALLFTPPDAAAAPARAAGRRRGQGARTYTLTRPDGVYVGATVRRNNHGIPDPRACRWLQAAAVRLDPRLRNQPVQVTLVGLRPITPDGHPIVGPHPSQPGVLVATGHGRHGALLAPWTARRLLDLLPAPALPVPAGAT, from the coding sequence ATGACGCCGCGCCACGCGGACGTGCTCGTGGTGGGCGGCGGCCTGATCGGTGCGACCACCGCCTTCGCCCTCCGGCAGGCCGGGCGCGCCGTCACCGTGCTGGACGCCGACCTGCCCGGCGCGGCGTGGCGGGCCGCGGCGGGCCTGCTCAGCCCAGCCGCCGAGGGGCTCACGCCGGACACGCCCCTGGGCGCCCTGGCCGCCGAGAGCCTGCGCCTGTGGCCGGCCTTCGCGCGGCAGCTGGAAACCGCCAGCGGCATGCACGTCCACTACCGCGAGGGCGTCCTGACCCGCCAGCCGGACGGCACCTGGACCCGCATGCCCGGTGAGGCGCAGGTGCACCCACCCAGCGTGGTCCGCGCCGCCCTGCACGGCCTGCCGGTGCACCCGGGCCGGGTGCTGACCGTGCACTCTCAGCCGGAAGGCGTTCAGCTCACCACGGACCAGGGCCCCTGGCAGGCGCGGACCGTGATCCTGGCCGCCGGCGCCTGGAGCGCCACCTTCGGCCTGGCCGTCACGCCCGTGCAGGGGCAGGCGCTGCTGTTCACACCCCCAGATGCGGCCGCGGCGCCCGCCCGGGCCGCCGGGCGGCGCCGGGGGCAGGGCGCCCGGACCTACACCCTGACCCGCCCGGACGGCGTGTACGTCGGTGCCACCGTCCGCCGGAACAATCACGGGATCCCCGACCCACGTGCCTGCCGCTGGCTTCAGGCCGCTGCCGTTCGCCTTGACCCTCGCCTGCGGAACCAGCCGGTTCAGGTCACCCTGGTCGGCCTGCGCCCCATCACCCCGGACGGCCACCCCATCGTCGGGCCGCACCCCAGCCAGCCGGGCGTGCTGGTCGCCACCGGGCACGGACGGCACGGGGCGCTGCTGGCCCCCTGGACCGCCCGGCGCCTCCTTGACCTCCTGCCCGCCCCAGCTCTCCCGGTCCCCGCGGGGGCCACATGA
- a CDS encoding thiazole synthase — protein MTTPPDLLRLGDRHFTSRLFLGTGKYRDFTVMREALIASGTELVTVAIRRVELRSPGHDGLLDALDLDRYALLPNTAGCRTAQEAVRVAKLARAATGVTWVKLEVIPDAKYLLPDPVGTLHAAQQLVDDGFTVLPYVQPDGVLARALEAAGCAAVMPLASPIGSGRGVRTAELIRTVLDGAAVPVVVDAGLGVPSDAAQALELGADAVLLNTAIAEARDPVAMARAFALGVQAGRLAWQAGRMAERDAANPSSPPVGAVRLPDAELPA, from the coding sequence ATGACCACCCCGCCTGATCTCCTGCGCCTCGGTGACCGCCACTTCACCTCCCGCCTCTTTCTCGGCACCGGAAAGTACCGGGACTTCACCGTGATGCGCGAGGCCCTGATCGCGTCCGGCACCGAACTCGTGACCGTCGCCATCCGCCGCGTGGAACTCCGGTCCCCCGGCCACGACGGCCTGCTGGACGCCCTGGACCTGGACCGCTACGCCCTGCTGCCGAACACCGCCGGCTGCCGCACCGCGCAGGAAGCCGTGCGCGTGGCGAAACTCGCGCGCGCCGCGACCGGCGTGACCTGGGTGAAACTGGAGGTCATCCCCGACGCGAAGTACCTCCTGCCGGACCCGGTGGGCACCCTGCATGCCGCGCAGCAGCTCGTGGACGACGGCTTCACCGTGCTGCCCTACGTGCAGCCGGACGGCGTGCTCGCCCGCGCCCTGGAAGCCGCCGGGTGCGCGGCCGTGATGCCGCTCGCCAGCCCCATCGGGTCCGGGCGGGGCGTGCGCACCGCCGAACTGATCCGCACGGTGCTGGACGGCGCGGCCGTGCCGGTCGTGGTGGACGCCGGCCTGGGCGTGCCCAGCGACGCCGCGCAGGCCCTGGAACTCGGCGCGGACGCCGTGCTGCTGAACACCGCCATCGCCGAAGCCCGCGACCCGGTCGCCATGGCCCGCGCCTTCGCGCTGGGTGTGCAGGCGGGCCGGCTCGCCTGGCAGGCCGGGCGGATGGCCGAACGGGACGCCGCCAACCCCAGCAGCCCCCCGGTGGGCGCGGTGCGCCTCCCGGACGCGGAACTCCCCGCATGA
- the thiE gene encoding thiamine phosphate synthase, which translates to MTERPLGALYLVATPRPDQPEPDFLARVQAALDGGVDTLQLRCKAADPRYGEAGPYIALGEKVRALAHARNVPFFINDRVDVAVAAGADGVHLGQGDLPVRWARQLAPQLRIGRSTHRPHDADAALREAPAYFATGPVHPTPTKPGRAAAGLEYVRHVARLNPPLPWYAIGGIERDTIEAVLEAGATRVAVVRAILDAPDPARAAAALRAKLPRAAAAGIATLHVNGEPHPHTPGLTLHALLRELNVPRDRVAIAVGDHFHPGGQAPDHPLHPGDHVEIVRVIGGG; encoded by the coding sequence ATGACTGAGCGGCCCCTCGGAGCGCTGTACCTCGTCGCCACGCCCCGCCCGGACCAGCCCGAACCCGACTTTCTCGCGCGGGTCCAGGCGGCGCTGGACGGCGGGGTGGATACCCTGCAACTGCGCTGCAAGGCCGCCGACCCCCGCTACGGCGAGGCCGGCCCCTACATCGCCCTGGGGGAGAAGGTGCGCGCCCTGGCCCACGCCCGGAACGTGCCCTTCTTCATCAACGACCGCGTGGACGTGGCCGTGGCCGCCGGCGCGGACGGCGTGCACCTCGGCCAGGGGGACCTCCCGGTCCGCTGGGCCCGCCAGCTCGCCCCACAGCTGCGTATCGGGCGCAGCACCCACCGCCCCCATGACGCCGACGCCGCCCTGCGCGAAGCGCCCGCCTACTTCGCCACCGGCCCGGTGCACCCCACGCCCACCAAACCCGGCCGCGCGGCCGCCGGACTGGAGTACGTCCGGCACGTCGCCCGCCTGAACCCCCCGCTGCCCTGGTACGCCATCGGCGGCATCGAGAGGGACACCATCGAGGCCGTGCTGGAGGCCGGCGCCACCCGCGTGGCCGTGGTGCGCGCCATCCTGGACGCCCCCGACCCGGCCCGGGCCGCTGCGGCCCTGCGCGCGAAGCTGCCCCGGGCCGCAGCGGCCGGCATCGCCACGCTGCACGTGAACGGCGAGCCGCACCCCCACACCCCCGGCCTGACCCTGCACGCCCTGCTGCGCGAGCTGAACGTGCCCCGCGACCGGGTCGCCATCGCCGTCGGCGACCACTTCCACCCGGGCGGACAGGCGCCCGACCATCCCCTGCACCCCGGCGATCACGTGGAAATCGTGCGCGTGATCGGGGGCGGCTGA
- the thiC gene encoding phosphomethylpyrimidine synthase ThiC — protein sequence MPLTSDPAPTPALSTTPFPGSEKRFLTGTLHPGVRVPVRAIRQSPTVEAFSGVSRSTPNPDLLVPDTSGPYTDPAVGIDLRRGLPVARPWLAHDARLEVTPRFAAPADLDGPLPFPAVPAPRRTKAGQAGTQMQRARAGEITPEMEFVALRENLRQHAAFDLTQQHPGEAFGASIPREITPEFVRAEVARGRAVIPANVNHPELEPTILGRNFRVKVNANLGTSIVTSSIEEEVEKMVWAARWGADTVMDLSTGRFIHQTREWILRNSPVPIGTVPIYQALEKVGGKPEELTWALYRDTLIEQAEQGVDYFTIHAGVRLAHVPLTARRRTGIVSRGGSILAKWCLAHHQENFLYTHFPEICEIMAAYDITFSLGDGLRPGSIEDANDAAQFAELDTLGELTRVAWDCGVQTMIEGPGHVPMQLIRENMTRQLDVCQEAPFYTLGPLTTDIAPGYDHITSAIGAAQIAWYGTAMLCYVTPKEHLGLPDRNDVREGLMAYRIAAHAADLAKGHPGAQARDNALSKARFEFRWQDQFNLSLDPERARALHDETLPAEAAKTAHFCSMCGPHFCSMKLSHDLRAEDVLAGLEAKAHEFRERGSALYTESGSGND from the coding sequence ATGCCCCTGACATCCGACCCTGCGCCCACCCCGGCCCTGTCCACCACCCCCTTTCCCGGCAGCGAGAAACGCTTCCTGACCGGCACCCTGCACCCGGGCGTGCGCGTGCCCGTGCGCGCCATCCGCCAGTCGCCCACCGTGGAGGCCTTCAGCGGCGTGAGCCGCAGCACCCCGAACCCCGACCTGCTCGTGCCGGACACCAGCGGCCCCTACACCGACCCGGCCGTGGGCATCGACCTGCGCCGCGGCCTGCCGGTCGCCCGGCCCTGGCTGGCGCACGACGCCCGGCTGGAAGTCACGCCCCGCTTCGCCGCGCCCGCCGACCTGGACGGCCCGCTGCCCTTCCCGGCCGTGCCCGCCCCCCGCCGCACCAAAGCCGGTCAGGCCGGCACGCAGATGCAGCGCGCCCGTGCCGGCGAGATCACGCCCGAGATGGAATTCGTGGCCCTGCGCGAGAACCTGCGCCAGCACGCCGCCTTCGACCTGACGCAGCAGCACCCTGGCGAGGCCTTCGGTGCGAGCATCCCCCGCGAGATCACCCCGGAGTTCGTGCGCGCCGAGGTCGCCCGCGGCCGCGCGGTGATTCCCGCGAACGTCAACCACCCGGAACTCGAACCCACCATCCTGGGCCGGAACTTCCGCGTGAAGGTCAACGCGAACCTCGGCACCAGCATCGTGACCAGCAGCATCGAGGAGGAGGTGGAGAAGATGGTCTGGGCCGCCCGCTGGGGCGCGGACACCGTCATGGACCTCTCCACGGGCCGCTTCATCCACCAGACCCGCGAGTGGATCCTGCGCAACAGCCCCGTGCCCATCGGCACCGTGCCCATCTACCAGGCGCTGGAGAAGGTCGGCGGGAAGCCTGAGGAACTCACCTGGGCGCTGTACCGCGACACCCTGATCGAGCAGGCCGAGCAGGGCGTGGACTACTTCACCATCCACGCCGGCGTGCGCCTCGCGCACGTGCCCCTCACCGCGCGGCGCCGCACCGGCATCGTGTCCCGGGGCGGCAGCATCCTGGCGAAATGGTGCCTGGCGCACCACCAGGAGAACTTCCTGTACACGCACTTCCCGGAGATCTGCGAGATCATGGCTGCGTACGACATCACCTTCAGCCTCGGGGACGGCCTGCGCCCCGGCAGCATCGAGGACGCCAACGACGCCGCGCAGTTCGCGGAACTGGACACCCTGGGCGAACTCACCCGCGTCGCCTGGGACTGCGGCGTGCAGACCATGATCGAGGGCCCCGGGCACGTGCCCATGCAGCTCATCCGCGAGAACATGACCCGGCAGCTCGACGTGTGCCAGGAAGCGCCCTTCTACACCCTGGGGCCGCTCACCACCGACATTGCCCCCGGGTACGACCACATCACGTCCGCCATCGGCGCGGCGCAGATCGCGTGGTACGGCACCGCCATGCTCTGCTACGTCACGCCCAAGGAACACCTGGGCCTGCCCGACAGGAATGATGTCCGCGAGGGCCTCATGGCCTACAGGATCGCCGCGCACGCCGCCGACCTCGCCAAGGGCCACCCCGGCGCGCAGGCCCGCGACAACGCCCTGAGCAAGGCCCGCTTCGAGTTCCGCTGGCAGGACCAGTTCAACCTCTCCCTGGACCCGGAGCGCGCCCGCGCCCTGCACGACGAGACCCTGCCCGCCGAGGCCGCCAAGACCGCGCATTTCTGCAGCATGTGCGGCCCGCACTTCTGCAGCATGAAACTCAGCCACGACCTGCGCGCCGAGGACGTGCTCGCCGGCCTGGAAGCGAAAGCCCACGAGTTCCGCGAACGCGGCAGTGCGCTCTACACCGAGTCGGGAAGCGGCAATGACTGA
- a CDS encoding MFS transporter, with translation MLKPDTLLPSAAPLPARRDAPPVNVPLMDVTLDRRGLLYGLLFSFLLTLAVYFGSQRFHGFDGALAGYCFATIFALFGVVYRYVVWLQRPATRTYWKRGWELFWQPGQRVHNTLLFFRMGWEKLIEQRFIRRRSKNRWLAHQLIFWGCVIAIAITFPLTFGWLRFESDFTNPSDYLIVLFGQRLEFFTFPARSVLGWLIMHGLNIAAVLCLAGISLVLGRRIKDEADITTQRFDNDILPLVLLFAVCVTGMMLTVSNMFMEGKFYYWITTTHAVTVMLWLLYLPFGKFFHIFQRIANVGVWFYKAAGANGPQAKCARCDAEYMSEMHRADVKAILPDLGFDYRHDQAENWQNLCPACRRKLMTLNQFQATGKEFM, from the coding sequence ATGCTGAAGCCTGACACCCTGCTGCCCAGCGCCGCGCCCCTGCCGGCCCGCCGGGACGCGCCGCCCGTGAACGTCCCGCTGATGGACGTGACCCTGGACCGCCGGGGCCTGCTGTACGGCCTGCTGTTCTCGTTTCTGCTGACCCTGGCGGTGTACTTCGGGTCGCAGCGTTTCCACGGCTTCGACGGGGCGCTCGCCGGGTACTGCTTCGCGACCATCTTCGCGCTGTTCGGCGTGGTGTACCGCTACGTGGTGTGGCTGCAGCGCCCCGCCACCCGCACGTACTGGAAGCGCGGCTGGGAGCTGTTCTGGCAGCCGGGGCAGCGCGTGCACAACACGCTGCTGTTCTTCCGGATGGGCTGGGAGAAACTGATCGAGCAGCGCTTCATCCGGCGCCGCTCGAAAAACCGCTGGCTGGCGCACCAGCTGATCTTCTGGGGCTGCGTGATCGCCATCGCCATCACCTTCCCGCTCACCTTCGGGTGGCTGCGCTTCGAGAGTGATTTCACCAACCCCAGCGATTACCTGATCGTGCTGTTCGGCCAGCGGCTGGAGTTCTTCACGTTCCCCGCCCGCAGCGTGCTGGGCTGGCTGATCATGCACGGCCTGAACATCGCCGCGGTGCTGTGCCTGGCCGGGATCAGCCTGGTGCTGGGCCGCCGCATCAAGGACGAGGCGGACATCACCACGCAGCGCTTTGATAACGACATCCTGCCGCTGGTGCTGCTGTTCGCGGTGTGCGTGACCGGCATGATGCTGACCGTCTCCAACATGTTCATGGAGGGCAAGTTCTACTACTGGATCACCACCACGCACGCCGTGACCGTGATGCTGTGGCTGCTGTACCTGCCGTTCGGGAAGTTCTTCCACATCTTCCAGCGCATCGCCAACGTGGGCGTGTGGTTCTACAAGGCGGCCGGCGCCAATGGCCCGCAGGCCAAGTGCGCGCGCTGCGACGCGGAGTACATGAGTGAGATGCACCGTGCGGACGTCAAGGCGATCCTGCCGGACCTGGGCTTCGACTACCGGCATGACCAGGCGGAGAACTGGCAGAACCTGTGCCCCGCCTGCCGGCGCAAGCTGATGACCCTGAACCAGTTCCAGGCGACCGGCAAGGAGTTCATGTGA
- a CDS encoding molybdopterin oxidoreductase family protein has product MAKPPLTRPQYLEEFGPTLHYTPPHGFKTVDEYDDIVDTHCCFCGQQCGIKLKVKDNAVVGFEPRYDFPFNRGKLCPKGIKRYLQGSHPDRLLYPMRRTEQGYQRISWDEALSETVSKIQEIQAKYGRDSFAMLSGVSLSNEKSYLVGKFARLALQTANLDYNGRLCMVSAGAGNKKAYGIDRASNHWEDITKAKVIFIIGTNIAECFPITTDYIWRARDNGAKVIYADPRMVPMARTADLFLPLRVGSDSALLMSMLHVIIRDGLTDEAFIAAHTLGFDDVREAVKDATPEWAAQITGIPAAKIEQAARWYGEAETGMILHARGLEHQTKGVDNVVSCANLALATGKIGREGCGHSTITGQGNGQGGREQGHKCDQLPGNRDITNPEHRAYICDVWGVSDEELPGKGLSAQEILNAIHAGEIKGLLSLCFNPLVSLPDANFNREALDKLEHYTVIDFFLSETAQHADIVLPGSLHEEDEGTSTSGEGRVIKINAPVTPPGEAKRDWEILLDIAGRLGRGKYFPFRNTEEIFNEMRVASRGGTADYSGITWDKIVANQGVFWPCPQTTERGRTTKNPAELDTAHPGTPRLYEGGVFYFPDGKARFNPVKWRESAEVVDDEYPVWFTTGRVVSQYLSGSQTRRIGPLVDQFPHPKLEVHPRMAQQLGIRTDDWVTIQTRRGQVIIQANVVNTIRPDTVFMAYHWGGKESANLLTQRALDPVSKIPEFKVSACRVRLATPEEQAEGQRVKALSAVTEKGIPAGYGLDARRQELKR; this is encoded by the coding sequence ATGGCTAAACCGCCCCTGACCCGCCCGCAGTACCTGGAGGAATTCGGGCCGACGCTGCACTACACCCCGCCGCACGGCTTCAAGACGGTGGACGAGTACGACGACATCGTGGACACCCACTGCTGCTTCTGCGGCCAGCAGTGCGGCATCAAGCTGAAGGTCAAGGACAACGCCGTGGTGGGTTTCGAGCCCCGCTACGACTTCCCCTTCAACCGCGGGAAGCTGTGCCCCAAGGGCATCAAGCGGTACCTGCAGGGCAGCCACCCGGACCGGCTGCTGTACCCGATGCGCCGCACCGAGCAGGGGTACCAGCGCATCAGCTGGGACGAGGCGCTGTCCGAGACGGTCAGCAAGATCCAGGAAATCCAGGCGAAGTACGGCAGGGACAGCTTCGCGATGCTCTCGGGCGTGAGCCTCAGCAACGAGAAGTCGTACCTGGTGGGCAAGTTCGCGAGGTTGGCGCTGCAGACCGCGAACCTGGACTACAACGGGCGGCTGTGCATGGTGTCCGCCGGCGCCGGGAACAAGAAGGCGTACGGCATCGACCGGGCCAGCAACCACTGGGAGGACATCACCAAGGCGAAGGTGATCTTCATCATCGGCACGAACATCGCCGAGTGCTTCCCGATCACCACCGACTACATCTGGCGTGCCCGGGACAACGGCGCGAAGGTCATCTACGCCGACCCGCGCATGGTGCCCATGGCCCGTACCGCCGACCTGTTCCTGCCGCTGCGGGTGGGCAGCGACTCGGCACTGCTGATGTCCATGCTGCACGTCATCATCCGTGACGGCCTGACCGACGAGGCGTTCATCGCCGCGCACACCCTGGGCTTCGACGACGTGCGCGAGGCGGTGAAGGACGCCACGCCCGAGTGGGCGGCGCAGATCACCGGGATTCCCGCCGCGAAGATCGAGCAGGCCGCCCGCTGGTACGGCGAGGCCGAGACCGGCATGATCCTGCACGCGCGCGGCCTGGAACACCAGACCAAGGGCGTGGACAACGTGGTGAGCTGCGCGAACCTGGCGCTCGCCACCGGCAAGATCGGCCGCGAGGGCTGCGGGCACAGCACCATCACCGGGCAGGGCAACGGGCAGGGCGGGCGGGAACAGGGCCACAAGTGTGACCAGCTGCCCGGCAACCGCGACATCACCAACCCCGAGCACCGCGCGTACATCTGCGACGTGTGGGGCGTGAGCGACGAGGAACTGCCCGGCAAGGGCCTGTCGGCGCAGGAGATCCTGAACGCCATTCACGCCGGGGAGATCAAGGGCCTGCTCAGCCTGTGCTTCAACCCGCTGGTGTCCCTGCCGGACGCGAACTTCAACCGCGAGGCGCTGGACAAGCTGGAGCACTACACCGTCATCGACTTCTTCCTCTCGGAAACCGCGCAGCACGCCGACATCGTCCTGCCCGGCAGCCTGCACGAGGAGGACGAGGGGACCAGCACCAGCGGCGAGGGCCGCGTAATCAAGATCAACGCGCCCGTCACCCCGCCCGGCGAGGCGAAACGCGACTGGGAGATCCTGCTGGACATCGCCGGCCGCCTGGGCCGCGGCAAGTACTTCCCGTTCCGGAACACCGAGGAGATCTTCAACGAGATGCGTGTCGCCTCCCGCGGCGGCACCGCCGACTACAGCGGCATCACCTGGGACAAGATCGTGGCGAACCAGGGCGTGTTCTGGCCCTGCCCGCAGACCACCGAGCGGGGCCGCACCACCAAGAACCCCGCCGAACTGGACACCGCGCACCCCGGCACCCCCAGGCTGTACGAGGGCGGCGTCTTCTACTTCCCGGACGGCAAGGCCCGCTTCAACCCCGTGAAATGGCGCGAGAGCGCCGAGGTCGTGGACGACGAGTACCCGGTGTGGTTCACCACCGGCCGCGTCGTCAGCCAGTACCTCAGCGGCTCCCAGACGCGGCGCATCGGGCCGCTGGTGGACCAGTTCCCGCACCCGAAACTGGAAGTGCACCCGCGCATGGCGCAGCAGCTGGGCATCCGCACGGACGACTGGGTGACCATCCAGACCCGGCGCGGGCAGGTGATCATCCAGGCGAACGTGGTGAACACCATCCGGCCCGACACGGTATTCATGGCCTACCACTGGGGCGGCAAGGAAAGCGCGAACCTGCTCACGCAGCGCGCCCTGGACCCCGTCAGCAAGATCCCGGAGTTCAAGGTCAGCGCCTGCCGCGTGCGCCTCGCCACGCCCGAGGAGCAGGCCGAGGGGCAGCGCGTCAAGGCCCTGAGCGCCGTGACCGAGAAGGGCATCCCCGCCGGGTACGGCCTGGACGCCCGCCGCCAGGAGCTGAAGCGATGA
- a CDS encoding 4Fe-4S dicluster domain-containing protein: MSEMRFFIDPVRCIGCKACMQACSECSTHRGKSMIHLEYIERGSSTQTAPMVCMHCDLPTCAAVCPADAIKRTEDGVVQSSQSPRCIGCANCVNACPFGVPRYYPEIDQMLKCDMCYDRTSVGLKPMCASVCPSEALFFGTLEEFQSRRHGTPKNTFQFGMQTITTKVFIVLPEGEMGLDMDVISHMDGRFDDQAFDHLDPFAHLDPLPQHPYQKPQGGPL, translated from the coding sequence ATGAGCGAGATGCGGTTTTTCATCGACCCGGTGCGCTGCATCGGCTGTAAGGCCTGCATGCAGGCGTGCAGCGAGTGCAGCACGCACCGCGGCAAGAGCATGATTCACCTGGAGTACATCGAGCGGGGCAGCAGCACCCAGACCGCGCCGATGGTGTGCATGCACTGCGACCTGCCCACCTGCGCGGCCGTGTGCCCGGCCGACGCGATCAAACGCACCGAGGACGGCGTGGTGCAGAGCAGCCAGTCGCCGCGCTGCATCGGCTGCGCGAACTGCGTGAACGCCTGCCCGTTCGGCGTGCCGCGCTACTACCCGGAAATCGACCAGATGCTCAAGTGCGACATGTGCTACGACCGCACCAGCGTGGGCCTCAAGCCCATGTGCGCCAGCGTGTGCCCCAGCGAGGCGCTGTTCTTCGGGACGCTGGAAGAATTCCAGTCCCGCCGGCACGGCACCCCGAAAAACACCTTCCAGTTCGGCATGCAGACCATCACCACCAAGGTGTTCATCGTGCTGCCTGAAGGCGAGATGGGCCTGGACATGGACGTGATCAGCCACATGGACGGCCGCTTCGACGACCAGGCCTTCGATCACCTGGACCCGTTCGCGCACCTGGACCCGCTCCCGCAGCACCCCTATCAAAAGCCACAAGGAGGCCCGCTGTGA